Sequence from the Hylaeus volcanicus isolate JK05 chromosome 1, UHH_iyHylVolc1.0_haploid, whole genome shotgun sequence genome:
TACAACTAACAATTAGAATTTCTTCTGCACGCAGTGCTGCGATTATCTGTAACCACTCCGTACATTGTTGCATTATTTCTACCGGATAGGTCTGTCCTTTTATCGACCTACGTGATTTCCCTGTCATTTCAACAAACTTGAAACTGtaattaagtaaaaatcaCTCTTAAGAAACTGAGTACTTCTGTGAGATTGACGCTGCGGTatagaaagaagagaaattcaGAAGACAGGCTTTAGTTTTTCACTGGCAGTTTCGTAGAAAATATGGTAGTGAACGTTGTGCGTTTTCGGGATTACGAACGTTACGAATTCCAAAGACGGAAGTAAGGAATAGCAGTGATTGAAAACTTACTTTGTTTAGACACCGTGCAGcgaatatatacatagtacAAAAGATTCATTTGAAGTGCACTTAACTGTAGAATGCTGCACGGACTTCGAACTATAATCGGTCCGAATTGGTCCTGCAGATGAAAGGACGACAAGAAGAGGtacttgtttctttaaaatgtTTCCGTAACTAAAAGTTTGTAGATTGAactggataaaaaaaaaagttgtggACATTCTTACCTCTTTCATTATATAACACCCACgaacgaatataaacaaaatggaTTAGTTGtcacaaaatgttttttttttttaatgtaattaatatagtaCATCAtgtgttataatattatatacgagACAAATCATATTCCCATGTCAGTACACATGTAATTgcatttttcgttttgttacattttcgtTTATCTATTCTACAATTACATTTTGGCTTGCAGTAGAGAGAGACACGCCATGGACGTTTTCACGATCTGTTTCGAAAAGAAGGGATTAACAATATTTCCTTATGTCTGTCGCGAACGAGTCAGTAATTAATTGCGAcctacattatttaattttctacgttgtttgaattaatatttggtGTCATTTTGACTACGttatacaaattacatttGTCTTATTTGAATCTACATTTGAATATATCttagaaaaaacaattattatcaatCACGAAGAATGAAGCTGGGAAACCCTCAAATTTCTTAATGTATGTTAtagacattttcatttatacataaaattgaaatacttcGTATCATAGTATAACAAACaggaaaacatgaaattttggcaacgaaatttattaattaaaatgaacaaatcTATCGTTTGCATTGATCTGaattgataaaagaaaatatttgtatttaccTCGGTGAATCCGGatcgtgagaaaatataaaatgttccaGCGGTGACATACATTATTCTTTGTCCGTTCGTTATACATATCAACAATGATTTTCTATCGTTGCTTGCCACCCGATGCCAGTTGATACTATAAAATGCCTCGCCTATCATCCGGGACTAAATTAACATTCTGTTAATACTGTGTTCATATCTTGTGCCATAATTGACAAAATAATTGACAGATGAACAAATATGGTTGTCGACACGATAAAGATGGAATATCttcttattatatattttccaaacaaGGCTTTAGGACTGTTCacgattaattgtaattatgtgccctatcatttaaaatttaatcatttgtaCTTTATTAGAAACCAAACTCTTAAAGCCTCTTTTGTAAAACACTTTAGTTAGAGAGTTAcgtgaaaatatacaaattaattattatacgaaagaatttaacaaaatgtgaaTGACGTCGTTTATGATCATACGTACCTCGTACATTACTTGTTCGCCTACATAGGAGAATATGTATAGAAAGGCACCAACATTGATGGAATAGAGAAGGAAATTGGCCACAATCAACGGATCGGCGATTTTCTGAAAAAGTGTTAACGAGTGAAAGGGATCtctgtagaaatgaattcaaatggAATTACATGTTTGAATAGTTCGAATTGTATCTTAAAATTACGATGAAGTGAAGAAACTAAGATAGAAAATTCTCTAGAGAGTTAGGTATAATAAACACAGTCGTACGacacaatatttttatcgttcttTATGCtgaagaaattcatttacgTACGATCAGTACAATGTACAATGCTAAGCCCAGTCTCGAACCGCAGCTCATGAGTTCTATCAAAAGGATGATATCAAAACAGTCGTTTAACGTTTTCGACAACCTGTAAAGCAGtttttcttaacaaattcTTTCCTAACTCCTGTAACAACAGAAATGTTGAAGCTGTGATATACGTTATACGATTTGTAAGATGTTCTGatggaatttgaattttgctttggattttgaaatttatgacGCGTTCGACAGAAATATAATCGCGActaagaacaaaatttacaaagatATACGTATGCTTACTTTATCAGCTCCAAATGCATGGCCACCATCCGTTTCAAGTCAACTTGAAACGATTCCGATGATCTCACATCGATATTTCGAATACGGTAGGATAGTATCGATAATTTGCCGCAGAGGTGTAGCACCATATTAACTATAAAACTAACTTCCGCTACATGGTACATTGGTATATACATGCTAGGCATTTGGAACGCGTACAGCAGTGTATAGAGTTCAACTGTGTGGTAGTCGAAGAAGACGTGAACCTGAAGAGGGAGTTCGTAGGAAGCAGTATTGTTATCTGTGAGAAAATACGAACATGTACTGTGTACTTAAAGGGCTATTATTATAttgacgaaagaaaagaagaatgtttatttcacacaacaaataattgtggaaATGCCACTTTGTGCTTTAAGAGGAGGAACCACATTAGTTTCTttacagagaagaatttatgtaaagctttcttaatttttacaatattctaAGTACAATATCctaaatacaagaaatttttttaattctattgaATACTTCTTTACTTAATTCTTTGAATacttaaacgaaaataatatgatCACTCCACTtcgatcaaaataaatttatcacaAAATAGCTTTTCAcgtgtattaaaattgatggGAATATATACTTGAGAACAATCATTCTAACACGTTCTAAATGTATTTACGTGTTCAGTTTTTGGACTGTTTTGGACGTCTTTACAGAACGTTAGATAATTATGCGTCAACCTAATGCATTcatgaacaattaaaaaatacctttATTAGAAGAAGCGAGATGTTCTATCAAAGGTTGAGACCAGAGCAGGACAGTAATGCCGGTCGCGATTATCGTGGTGCATTTGCCGAAGTTATAGGAGATCGTGTTGTAGTTGAGGTACAACTGCTTCTCCTCGTCGTTCTCGAACGACGCGCCATCGGTGATATCTCTCCTCACCGCCACGATCAGCTCTTCCAATTGCTTTCTATGTTTGGATATCTGAATAAGACCGATGCAAATCGCCGTGTTTACCATTGTTCGAAGGATGTTTGCCACTATTCCATCGAGGTCGTGCAGTACATCGATCAGGTCCCAATATTCCATAAACATGTTCACACCGAGATATACCAACATGATCTTGTCCAGTACGCGAGTGCGTTGCTTTGGCCAAACGCCACCTACTGAAAAAACCCACTCGTTGAACACGAATGGGTCTCTGAGTTTGATGGCTTTGTCGACCTATACGCGCAGAGTAaattgttccaatgataccgGGATGAATTAATGTCGAGAGGTATTGGGTTGTAGCATGTAAAACGCTGATCGTAGCTGCATCGCTATTTTCAAACCCATCGGGAACTGCAATTTTTATGCGTGCTTCGCGTAAACGTAAACGACAATCCGTTTAAACCTTTGACTgtgggacgatttttgttggaaattctaagaggcgtagaagtgtgaatttaaaaaaaatatcaccttatagaacATGAcaaatcgaaacttttttatatttacagttcaaTCATACGGCGTTTAGTTtcacagataaaaattgaaaacttagaagacctttttcctgaaatttaatttttgcaatgaaCTTGTagcttttcaatttctattttcaaaacaaagcATCtcatgaataaactgtaaatataaaaaagtgtCGTCTCGTCATCCCCTATatgctgatattttttaaaaattgattttacgGATACAAACATTTTCCCGAGACCATTTATCGAAGGCCATTATATACGCCCTTcacagtcaaagggttaaggggtAACACCACTGTAACAGCCTAAAAAGAGCgcttttttgtgaattttgtttggatGGAAGAAATGGTAGTAGACTAGTAAAGTTCGAGGAAGTGGTAAAGCAtatatttaagtattaaacaaaaagttatAATCGACAAATACTAAAAAATGGCGAAATCCGAGTCATTCTCGCGAGGTTTAGTGAATTTGAGGTACCCTACGGCACGTAGTATAGCTGGTACAAATTCAcatctggaaaaaaaaattaaaaaatcacttAGTCTACATGTTCATTGGTAGAGAAATACGTAGgggattttaaaaatattgaaatttgtgtTGTTGGTGAgtatttgaatgaaaacattaaattttcgtCGAAAAAGGAGGCaatcatttgttaataaattttgtttaaattaacataTCGAAAAACCTCTACTTATTTCTCTTCAGAATGTTCCTTTAAGGATATTGTAAAAGATTGGAATCaaaggaatgaaaatttttgaagCTATGCTGTGTTTGGAGAAAAACACGTTTAAAGTTTTGAAATGTGTCAtagacattaaaaaatgaaatgtttaactGTTTAAAAGTTCTTACCGTTAATCTGCTATCCCAGGACCATAAAGCTGCCTTTCCAAGTTCAAATATTCTTCTTCGTTCTCtgtctttgaaaattttatacgaGAACGTGCCTCTTTTGCTGCATCTGTTAAAGACAGTTCGGCGTGGTTGATCCGCTTAGCATCGGCTTCGAGACAAAAATTATAGGATTAAACGCCACTATCCATCTCCAAAGTTTAATGATTCGTAGAATCATGACGCCGCGTTGGTTACGATTTTTTCGTACCTTTCCTGCCCCGGTACACTCCTGCGTCGCTCATTGTAACTTAGAAACACTCTGAGATTACCGACGCGACACTAACCTTCGTTTGTGTTTAGCCCCACATTTTCAAGGTACGGCTAATATAAAAGTGTCAAAAGCCCTGAGGCGTAAGATaagtaatggaaaaataagataataaggcaaaaagtgatttttgtaagaaaaagTATGTATCAGAAAAGTGCAATACTTATGGGCGAATATAAAGTAGGTCTGTAAGCACTAtaaaaacattcgaaatttcaatgaaaaaaattcttttagcCAATAAACTTTTTGCTTCATATTCTAGAAGGTTCAAAGCATTTTTAAGccaataaacaaaaaatcgattttctgaAACAGTGGTGTTACCCTTTAAGGGTGGAATTGCTTTGGAGTTtcttcatcattttttattgaGGAAAGAatgcaagattttaatttgaaattttggacGCGCTTTTATTACTACTTCGGTatgatgtacaaatttttatggaaagatTTAGTCAATATCATAAATGTTACAATCCATCGACTGTACCGCTGTAGAATAATCATTGTTCACTGGTTGACTTGATTACAGCGGTTTGaataaactgaaataaaaaattcaaccgcCGTTTTATTCTATGAGAATATTGTTATCGTCTTACAAGAAAGAAATtcagaaagaatttttttctagaaATGGCGGCTGTTCAAATcgaaaaatttctattgtcGGGACAAATGTCccgaatttttaatactaattGAAAAACTATGCAAGTTATCATTTCACGTTCGTTAGACGATAGAGGGTCCGTTTTCGAATATACAGTCCAAATTTGAAGTCGATCGGTCCAGTCATTTTTCTGAAATCGTGTCAGCCAtcttcgaaaatataaaatactttttattatagaatgaAGACAGACctatattctataattttggCAATTTCACGatatttgaattgaaattttgcacaattGTTATTCAAGGATCGTACCATAAGattctgtaaacaaaaaatcgactttttgtCTCAAAAAGAAGCAATTCCCCCCTTAACGCGTTCGCTATCAGGGCATGAGAAGAAAATCTTGCCTCACAGAGCAgagtgtatttttatttgcaatataGCTCCATTTGGGAGGGCCCTTTAGCAAACTacacaattttgaaaagtgaCGAGTGTGTGACACCAGACTgtaaatcaaaaatttgttttgtgcCGCTCGtcacaatttaataaaagaaaattccgaAGATcggaaaggaaaaaggaaataaaattatttttctcgactGCGCAATCGAATCAAGTTCTAACCTTGCCTCGCAATTCATCAGAAATTTCTTATGTTACAACCCAATGGAAAAGATGCATCGTCTCACTTTCATCGCGTACTGATGCGCGTCACTCGACTCTCGAGTGCAAACTGCACTGCTATCGCGTGACTGCGAATTTCGTTCGACAGTGGGTCGACCTGGATGCAATCGATAAGAGATTATTTCATAGGAAAACGAAGGTAGAAATAAGACGCACGTACAATACCGTATCGTCCGGGAGATGCAAGATAATTGAACTTTATTATTGTCCCATAATCAATTTACTTCGACTACTTGGAAAGTTCTGCAGACTTACCTGCATGTATTTTCCCTGGCATTATAAACTGTTTAGAATCTTTGTACAGACATTATCTATGATTTTGTTAGATTATCGTGTCGCCAAATAGcaatggaaatttaaaagatGCGTTCTAAGTTgctataaaaaatgtaacagcGATTATGCGAAGGGACATGGGGCCTTTGTACTATTTCATACTTTAGAAATCATAGAGAGAGAACAACGCAACTGCTCCCACTGAAATCCTACGTAACGTTCATGCAAACAATAATGGAAACATTCAAGCAGTGCAAAAAGTTAGTGTATGAAATTCAAAGATTGAGATTCAAGCTTCGACACCGTTATCAGGAAGATAATCGAAGACTAACAATGTTCTTGATTGTTTCCTGCAAGAAGACTCATGTCCCAATCGCTATGGAATAGATGAGCTATGGCTTGTTTTAAAGTACTCGAGATGGAAGGACGCtgaatgaattcaaataatcCTGTCTACTATCACAGGTGAATTAAGAATGCAAACTCTTCATTTAATAACAACATTCTTAACTTCACAATGAAAGTCACAAgacaatttttatggaaatgcGTTATTAAATATAGATCTGTATTTGTTACTGCGTTCTTTCCAAGCTTATCAACGGAAAGTGGTTAGTAATCTTACattaacgaatttttaaaacatcatATATTACAATGTACAAGACACAGTACTCTCGTTCTGGtcgaaaatttttgtaatgctATTATCCATCGTCCGGTTACATTTTGGCTCGCAGCATGGAGAGACACGCCATAGAAGTTCTGACAATCTGtttggaacaaaaattacgaatatttgttCACCTTTATCGCAAACGAATCAATATATAATTGCTACGCATATAGAGGTATATAGACTATCATAATGAAATTccgaagctggacatcgcaaatttgtatccgTAGGCGGAGctaaaaattacgaaacatgtttagaaatacaatatcaatgttgtaaatatgtagcgtataaaataattttttggaaaaaaaatttaaccgacctCCAAAAagatgcagtgaaaagtatgaaatactttttagtcaatttatatgaattcgCACTAGCTCTGGATATAATTGCTTACAAGTAtaggaaaatgcagtgaaaagtattaANNNNNNNNNNTGAAATACTTTttagtcaatttatatgaattcgCACTAGCTCTGGATATAATTGCTTACAAGTATAGGAAAATGCCgtgaaaagtattaaataattgcattatcggccgagcactctacattatcgaccgagcactctgcattaccgactgagtaatctgcattactgacagagcaatctgcattatcggccgaacactctgcattaccgactgagtaatctgcattaccgacagagcaatctgcattatcggccgaacactctgcattatcggcagaGTAATCTGttttaccgacagagcaatctgcattatcgaccggcCGATCtatattaccgacagagcaatctgcattatcggccggCCGATCTAtattatcgacagagcaatctgcattatcggcagaGTAATCTGAATTATCGGCCGAAcactctgcattatcggcagaGTAATCTGttttaccgacagagcaatctgcactATCGACCGGCCGATCtatattaccgacagagcaatctgcattatcggccggCCGATCTAtattatcgacagagcaatctgcattatcggcaaAGTAATCTGAATTATCGGCCGAAAactctgcattatcggcagaGCAATCTGTATTATCGGccgagcaatctacattatcgacTTTTGCTGTTTTATTTGACTttcgttggaggtccttgaaaaggctTGTTCCACGGTGGAGGGGgcgttgaatcaatttttccttagcgaaaatgttgctcgaggcttcgttaaggagatattccagaaacagaaactcccgaccaatcagagcgcgagtatgccggggGAGCGTCTGTGGAGCCTATGctaccggcatactcgcgctctgattggtcgggggtttctgtcaatatctccttaacgaagcctcgaacaacagggtacgggattggtcgcgtaggtaaagcggtcgactgtggatccgaggatcgtgagttcgaatccccgtgccttatttttcgtatagACATAGACTCCTAcatacatgtgaaaggattgattgcgtttggtaaattccttgtcgagctacaccagagcatagcaattttgcaccaacaatgattttaaacaatgaaagtccataaatttttgcaaataggaacatcacgaattcatctattattAAATGCGGAAAGTTCCATCGCGCCCGGTAAattcctcaccgagttacatcatataataggaattttgcgataacaatagttataaacaatacagaaattcataaatttttgcatctgtgatcattgcgaaaacctctccggcagcaaaatgtaaggggtttcatcgattttatcGGTTTCAggcaaacatacgtgaaatagtacgctttttgcgataaaaagtgatataaagtggaaaaaaataagacaaggacaaatgttttgttatgggaccaaatggcaaatgctcttccagatgcaagaagtttcaatttgATTGATCCATCCGTCTcagagtaagaagcaagataaaatgtttctgtttaaaaaaaaaaacgggtaaaaaatgacaaatcacaaaatgtttcttttacgcgaccaactggaagaaatattcgacaagatgcaagaggtttcactccgattgatcaagccatctcgacgtaatcggcaagcacACCTAcaaatcacggttttttggtaaaaagacaggtaaaaaatgataaatcgcaaaaagtcttaACAGCAGTATCACCGCGAgggcatgctctacaagatgcaacaggttccattctgattggtcaagccatctcggcgtaatcggtgaacagacattaaaaaaaaaaaaaaaaaaaaaaaatatatatatacatgttgaattgagtaatctcctccttttcgaagtcggttaataaaatgaaaagattttcataatatttttcataaccaggaatagaatttgaatacGTACGATAATTGATGTAATTTTGACAGCAgtgtagaaataataattggcctgtttttaattacacgAGAATATATCGTAGAAAAACGAAGTTgtcgtaatttatttcaaggaGATAAACGAAGTCATTGGAGtttctacatatatattgGTTTTTAGTAtgggtaaaaagaaaatttagcgACATAATTTACACTTTAATCTaacttgtataaattatttccagctatgaataatattccacAAATATGCGACAACTGGAGTAGCTATTCAGTGAAATGTAAcgatttcttcat
This genomic interval carries:
- the LOC128882322 gene encoding odorant receptor 4-like, which gives rise to MLVYLGVNMFMEYWDLIDVLHDLDGIVANILRTMVNTAICIGLIQISKHRKQLEELIVAVRRDITDGASFENDEEKQLYLNYNTISYNFGKCTTIIATGITVLLWSQPLIEHLASSNKDNNTASYELPLQVHVFFDYHTVELYTLLYAFQMPSMYIPMYHVAEVSFIVNMVLHLCGKLSILSYRIRNIDVRSSESFQVDLKRMVAMHLELIKLSKTLNDCFDIILLIELMSCGSRLGLALYIVLIKIADPLIVANFLLYSINVGAFLYIFSYVGEQVMYESRMIGEAFYSINWHRVASNDRKSLLICITNGQRIMYVTAGTFYIFSRSGFTEIVKTSMACLSLLQAKM